The genomic window GGCTGGAGGGGAAGCGATCGCCATTCCCACCGATGTCAGAAATCGCCAAGACTGTTTACAGCTAATTGAGCAAACCATAGGCTACTATCAACGGCTGGACATTATGGTGTGTAATGCCGGCATTGACATCATCAAACCGGCGGCTGACTTAGAAGAATTAGAGTGGGATAACATCATCAACGTCAATCTCAAAGGATACTTCCACTGCGCGCAACTGGCGGCGCGACAAATGATTGAGCAAGGTACAGGCGGCTCAATTATCATGAACTCTTCCATTGGCGGCGTAGTGGGAATCGGTGGTTCGGCGGCTTACACAGCATCAAAAGGAGGGGTAAATTTACTAGTGCGATCGCTAGCTCTAGAATGGGCAGATCATCAGATTCGAGTCAATGCTTTTGCTCCTGGCTATATCGACAACATCATGGAAGGTACGGAAGGATTTAGGCGATCGCCACAAGAGGATCAGCAACATCTGAGTGCTGTGATTCCCATGCAGCGACGCGGTAAACCAGAAGAACTCATCGGGCCAGTCATATTTCTTGCCTCTGAAGCAGCCTCCTATGTAACGGGGGCAGTTTTGATGGTGGATGGGGGATACAGTGCCATGTAGGGCAGATAAATGCAATTTCTG from Nostoc sp. UHCC 0870 includes these protein-coding regions:
- a CDS encoding SDR family NAD(P)-dependent oxidoreductase → MKPSLFDLTGKVAIITGSARGIGRAIAQGLASVGTKVVIADIKAPEAEKIAQIIQEAGGEAIAIPTDVRNRQDCLQLIEQTIGYYQRLDIMVCNAGIDIIKPAADLEELEWDNIINVNLKGYFHCAQLAARQMIEQGTGGSIIMNSSIGGVVGIGGSAAYTASKGGVNLLVRSLALEWADHQIRVNAFAPGYIDNIMEGTEGFRRSPQEDQQHLSAVIPMQRRGKPEELIGPVIFLASEAASYVTGAVLMVDGGYSAM